In Rhodamnia argentea isolate NSW1041297 chromosome 4, ASM2092103v1, whole genome shotgun sequence, the following proteins share a genomic window:
- the LOC115746761 gene encoding E3 ubiquitin-protein ligase RHA1B-like, with product MGLLLGDSSCCLIVTHVLYKAALVFAVMRWVLSWALRLRDRITTPSSSSSSSSSSVETEHAPSVSSQMIRDNLVLTTYGDAMERLPQICDTCAVCLSQLREDDEVRELRNCCHVFHRECIDRWVDHDGHQDHDHDHDDNHKSCPLCRAPLLTPSQNLDWSLNEPSWAVERLLYLFGDDLLL from the coding sequence ATGGGTTTGTTGTTGGGGGATTCTAGCTGTTGTTTGATAGTTACCCATGTCCTGTACAAAGCAGCACTTGTATTTGCAGTGATGAGATGGGTCTTGTCTTGGGCTCTCAGGCTCAGAGACAGAATCACCAcgccctcatcttcttcttcctcctcctcctcctctgtggAAACAGAGCATGCTCCATCTGTTTCTTCCCAGATGATAAGAGACAACCTGGTGCTCACCACCTATGGGGATGCCATGGAGAGGCTGCCGCAGATCTGTGACACGTGTGCAGTATGCCTGAGCCAGCTGAGGGAGGATGACGAAGTGAGGGAGCTGAGGAATTGTTGCCATGTTTTCCACAGAGAATGCATTGACAGATGGGTGGATCATGATGGCCATCAAGATCATGATCATGATCATGATGATAATCACAAGTCTTGCCCACTCTGTAGAGCCCCCTTGTTGACCCCCTCCCAGAACTTGGACTGGAGTTTGAACGAACCCAGTTGGGCTGTGGAGAGACTACTCTATCTTTTTGGGGATGATCTGCTTCTATAG